Genomic DNA from Lycium ferocissimum isolate CSIRO_LF1 unplaced genomic scaffold, AGI_CSIRO_Lferr_CH_V1 ctg22570, whole genome shotgun sequence:
gaaagaagggagTGTGGGGGTGTGCGGCTGAAAGGAGAAAAAGGTGAAACCCTTAGGGGTTTCATTTTTGTTAAAATGAGAATTGGGTCGGGTCGTGGGTTAATAGACTGGGtcaatttctttttgaaatttgaattggtTGAAAATGTGGGTGGGCggatgaaaataatgggttaATCGATTTGGGCttgctattttaaaatattggtgGATGGAAGAAATTTGTTTggcttctaaatttaaataagagacccattttaaattaatcatatcGAGTGTGCTAAAATATCcccaaatataaaatatgtatttattagtatttAGATGAACATAAAATGATGCCGTAATTGCCGTGcgataatatatttgaaattcAACGATGTAAGTAAATGCTATTATTAAATTATGCGAAGataaatgcgatgcgtgtgcataagttggtaaaaATCTTTGAAACGATAAAAAATACGACTTATAATAATacggtaataataataataacaaaataataataataataataataataataataataataataataataataataatggtaatAGTAACGGTTGTAAAAGATAATGACGGGATAATGAAATGCGGTATTAATaaaagctaataattatagtaaacaaaatataaataattttgttttaaaattaaaaaatattagaagcgtAAAATGGGTATTTTGGAGGAAAGgtgggacaaaatcgggtgtcaatgacttgtccctctttgcccaggtaatgatgaaagaattttcgGGGCAAAGACGTTGACTTAGTAACCTATTTTGTCCCGGCTAAAGGACTTtggaggactaagggtaaagaaaattttaagaaattacGGGTGAAGAAAATTTTGCGAGGATTACGGCCGAACTCCGGTTTCcgagttgcctacatatctcgggttgcATGAGAATCAGGCCGCGTGTAGTTCTGGGATAAACTACGACTCCTACGAATAATGAGTGCAAAAATTGTCCCAGTGTCGAATTATGATGACACCGGATATTATGGTAGAACTTGAGAGTTCTGGAAATTGAGTGTCTTTGGCATGCAAGCGGGATATTTGGAATTGGAGATGAGTGTTCGAGGTAGATCTTTGACCCTTGTCAGGAAGTCTGATTATCCTTCCTAACAAATTGCCCCAGTTCGCTGCCGAAGAAATAGTTCCACGTTGCGCTAAAGCTCCTGCGAAACTTTAAACTAGATAAAAATAGTCAGTAAAATAAATATCGAAAATAAAGCGATGTAAAATAACTCATAAAACGGAGCTGCAATGATTAAAATGATAGCCTATTTGAGGCTGATGCAAATGAGGTTATGGGCCGaatgatttatgaaaatgatgccTTTTGGCGATGATTAATGAAAATGGGGCCCTAAACCGGATGACTTATGAAAATGAGGCTTGCTAAGCCCGCATGCGGTTTTCCTTTAAACCCAATgattgatgaaaaatgaggttttcaAACCGGCATGACTCATGGTGTAAAGCATTTATGCAGCGAATTTTTAAAGCATTTGTGCGGTGCATGTGCgtttgaaagcatttatgcgAAGCAGTTTAAAGCATTTATGTtgtgcatgtgcagtgcatttgAAAGCGTTTATGCGGAGCGGATGAAAGCATTTGTGCAGTGCGGGTGCAATGTGCATGTGCAGGGCATTTAAAAGCATTTGTGCGGAGCAAATGAAAGCATTTGTGCGGTACAGGTGCAAtgtgcatgtgcagtgcatttaAAAGCGTTTATGCGGAGCAAATGGAAGCATTTGTGCAGTGCGGGTGCAATGTGTATGtgcatttaaagcatttatgcggagcAAATTGACAGCATTGGTGCGGTGCGTGTGCATGTTAaaagcatttatgcggagcAAATGAAAGCATTGGTGCAGTGCGtgtgcatgtgcagtgcatttaAAAGCGTTTATGCGGAGCAAATGGAAGCATTTGTGCAGTGCGTGTGCGTGTATTTAAAGCATTTGTGCGGAGCAAATTGAAAGCGCATTTGTGCGGTGCGTGTGCAGTGTATTTAAAGCATTTGTGCGAAAATGAAAGCATTGGTGCAGTGCGTGTGCAGTGTGCGTTTAAAGCATTTTATGCGAAGCATTTGAAATATTTGTGCATTGATACATTTGAAAATCTTTGTAAaacttaagcattaatttatcGTAAAATTCGAGAGTTGTTAGCAGTTGAGGGGCATAATTAGTCCTAAGAAAACTCAACCGTTCGATGCATAGTCCTTGCAAGGCTGTAAATATTACatactttctttccttttacaAGAAGCGTGGAATTACTCCTAGATTAATGCAGgtgtaaaaaaaattagtgcGATATTATTtcgatataaaaaaaatagtgcaaGCGCGCGATTCGTACAAAATATGTGAGGTAAAAGTTGTGCAAATGCGAGATTAGTACAAAATATTTGAGGTAAAAACTAGTGCTAGCGTGAGAGtagtataaaatatttgaaataaaagtagCATTAGTGTGCAATTAGTACGAAAATCATTCAAGGTAAAAGTGGTGTGAatgcaagtgcaatatcagtgctctttttgaaaaaaaaaaaacttaatacgTCCAATTTTAAGGCGGACATGCTCAAATAAATTAACCAAGTCCTATTATAAAGGCGGACATGcccaaataaattaattagtcaaatataaggtataagtCACTGTATTGTAGACTTAGGGTAGCTAATTTACTTTAAAGTACTAgtattgtatttatatatttcttaagTGTATAAGTACTAATACAATACGTATCTATACATAattccggattttttttttttttttttttttttttttttttttgtgagtggGCTACTTTGTGGCCGACAACTTTATAAAAAGTAGCCGTCCACTTTTCAAAAATCGTTTACCCGTATCGGGTAAAATTCGAATTTTGGCGACATCTTTTCAAAGGAGCGTCCACTTTTACAAAAGCAAAAAGCGACGGCATCTTCAATATCGGCCGTCCATAAAAAGTTCAACAACACTTAGGCACGAGCCGGACCAGCTTGTCATTGGCATATCGAAATCGGATAAGTACACGGATACAACTGATCTTTGTATCAGTTTTATGCTTAATCTTATTTGACAGCATAGTGGGGGCTTGAATCATTGGAAATACAGCAAGAGTGTTTCTAAGAATCCCTTTAGGCTATAGATATGTTACGTTTTAACAGCAGTGAATCTTCAGGACACCATGCTATCGATTATCAGTACGATAACGCTTTTGCATTGCTAACAATCCTTTGAAGATGGATTTTACTCTTGAAGAtccattttattcatctttctATAACCCTACTTTGTGTGACGGTCATATTCTGAATATCTATTTGTATACACTAATAGTATTTGTTCTAACTAAATTAGCTAATGTATTATAACGTTATGGGTGCAGGGATGTGGAGCGGAACGAGCGGTGGATTCGGATCAAGTTCCCAATTACTTGGGAGAACGGAGAACCAAGAATTGTTGTCATGTGACAACAATCAAGAAAAGATAATTATAACGGAGAAAGGGAagcaaagaaaggaaaaaatgttATCTCGAGAAACAATTTCAAAGTGCTTTTACATGCCAATAAATCAAGCGACCAAGGAACTTAATATTGGGGTGACACTTTTGAAGATAAGATGTAGGGATTTGGGAATTCAAAGGTGGCCACATAGGAAGTTAATGAGTCTTCAAACACTAATCAAGAATGTTAAGGTTCACTCTCTATATACACATCTGCTATACACTCTCGTTTcaataaaacaaaaattcaCCTTTTGGTTTATGTAATAATATTATATTCTCTTAATATTTCGTTTAGAAAAAGAACGTTAAGATATTCTCTATATATAAATGTTACCCTTGTTTCGATGATGAATATTTGCAGGAATTGAAGAGGGGGGAAGGAAATGGTATGGAACAGAAGTGGAAGGATGTGATAGATTCATtagaggaagagaagaaaaggatgGAGGAAATCCCGGACATGGAACTtgaggagaaaacaaagaaattaaggcAATCTTGCTTGAGGCTAACCACGAAGAGAAAACATGGGTATGGCGAATTGCGGGCTTTTTGATACTTCTTTGCGATAGTGGTCCGGTTGGGACAATAATCTTTGCTATTGGTTATGGCCATagaggaagatgatgaagatgaagtcatTAAGTCTCTTCTGCCACTTGTTTCAACTCCGGCGGCCCAACCTTGCATGATTGaactttgctttttttttttttttttttggtgtgttcTATTAGCTACTCGAAGAAAGTAGTTGGGACAAATGGTAAAATGAAATCAATCTTTTAAAACTTCCATTTATGTGAATTTGTCGATATCGCGAGTTCTTGAAATGCGgttccttttctttcaattaaAGGCGAACAAACCTAAAATGTTTAATTAAAGGCGAACTAACCTAAAATGATCAATTAAAGGCGAACTAGCCTAAATCAGGTGCTTGAtctatgattattaatgatGCGGTGCCAATGATCTTGCAATTCTTGACACTATTTGAAGGAATCAGGTCAAAGTAGTTCGTATGtgcaaggaaaataaaaagttaaaatttctaATAATGTGACCAGAAAGCCTATGTAAGCCTATAATTAAATCCTATTATAAGGTGGataaaccaaaataaataatgaagtcTTATTATAAGGTAGACAACCACTAAAATTAAATCTATTATAAGGTGGAAAAacccaaataaataatgaagtcctattataaggtggaCAAACCTAAATGTTCAATTAAAGGCAAACAAACCTAAAATGTCCAATTAAAGGCGGGCGAGGCCTAAATGCGTGTTTGAGGGTAGACGACCCAAAAATATCCTTTTTAGGGTGGAAGAACCCAAATATCCTATTTGAGGGTGGAAGAACCCGATATACCTATTTTAGGGTGGAATAACCCAAAATATCCTATTTTAGGGTGGAATAACCCAAAATATCCTATTTTAGGGTGGAATAACCCAAAATGTTTACTCTCGCAGGAGCGTACGAGGCAACGACACATGGGGgatctttttgacccatttgaaaactcatgttattaaggatcgtaccGGCATATGCGTGCTGTCtgatcgtcataaaggcatattgcacaatatggataatttaTCGGGGTGGCGGCCTTCGCTGTTTTACCAtcgctattgtttaaggcacttgAGAGGCAAATTTGCAATCAACGTTTCACGATGGCAttctaaacaaattgatgtgggggcTGCGATGGAGCGTCGACAACGAAAATGGCACTGCAAAAATGGATCGATCAAGGCGGTGAGTGAACACatacgtttggttgatgaagcttgatgttgaaaaatggactTCGTGATGGAGGAaaaagatggggcatgctcaAACAAACGGCTGAGGAGTCTTTGATGGCTTCTTTGAAATGCGCTCGAGGACTACACTGTCACCGCAAtgatggtgagaatgactttc
This window encodes:
- the LOC132043282 gene encoding protein RKD1-like, whose protein sequence is MGAGMWSGTSGGFGSSSQLLGRTENQELLSCDNNQEKIIITEKGKQRKEKMLSRETISKCFYMPINQATKELNIGVTLLKIRCRDLGIQRWPHRKLMSLQTLIKNVKKKNVKIFSIYKCYPCFDDEYLQELKRGEGNGMEQKWKDVIDSLEEEKKRMEEIPDMELEEKTKKLRQSCLRLTTKRKHGYGELRAF